One window from the genome of Pseudomonas fluorescens encodes:
- a CDS encoding PA4642 family protein gives MRKDKKQVIGDEIGDEQIKLFLNFEPVDATSPSLHKLIKAYRGLRVDDFERFLTFFVEAGHDLDGKDEHGNDFVALIQDQRNAEEYIELINKARR, from the coding sequence ATGCGTAAAGACAAGAAACAAGTGATTGGCGACGAGATTGGCGATGAGCAGATCAAGCTGTTCCTCAATTTCGAGCCGGTCGATGCCACTTCGCCTTCATTGCACAAACTGATCAAGGCCTACCGTGGCCTGCGGGTCGACGATTTCGAGCGTTTCTTGACGTTCTTCGTCGAGGCCGGCCATGACCTCGACGGCAAGGATGAGCACGGCAACGATTTCGTTGCGCTGATCCAGGACCAGCGCAATGCCGAGGAATACATCGAATTGATCAACAAGGCGCGCCGCTGA
- the mqo gene encoding malate dehydrogenase (quinone) has protein sequence MAHNEAVDVVLVGAGIMSATLAVLLKELDPAISLEVVELMDSGAAESSNPWNNAGTGHAGLCELNYTPQAADGTVDIKKAVHINTQFEVSKQFWTYLTQKGTFGSSKSFIAPVPHLSFVQGDKGVAFLKKRFELMRQHHAFADMEYTEDKGQMAEWMPLMMPGRPDDEVIAATRVMNGTDVNFGALTNQLLKHLTSAPDTQVKYCKRVTGLKRNGSGWTVSIKDVNSGSTREVDAKFVFLGAGGAALPLLQASGIEESKGFGGFPVSGQWLRCDNPEVVKHHQAKVYSQAAVGSPPMSVPHLDTRVVDGKKSLLFGPYAGFTTKFLKHGSIMDLPLSVRAGNIGPMLAVARDNMDLTKYLISEVMQSMEQRLESLRRFYPEAKAEDWRLEVAGQRVQIIKKDPKKGGVLQFGTELVAAKDGSLAALLGASPGASVTVSIMLELIERCFPDKAKGEWAGKLAEIFPAREKVLETDAALYRKINAQNNIALELVEDSKAQSYA, from the coding sequence ATGGCGCATAACGAAGCAGTCGATGTAGTTCTGGTAGGGGCCGGCATCATGAGTGCCACCCTGGCCGTGCTGCTCAAGGAGCTCGACCCCGCGATCTCGCTGGAAGTCGTCGAGCTGATGGACTCCGGTGCCGCGGAGAGTTCCAACCCGTGGAACAACGCCGGCACCGGCCACGCCGGGCTGTGTGAGCTCAACTACACGCCCCAGGCGGCCGACGGTACGGTCGACATCAAGAAAGCCGTGCACATCAACACCCAGTTCGAAGTGTCGAAGCAGTTCTGGACGTATCTGACCCAGAAAGGCACGTTCGGCTCCTCCAAGTCCTTCATCGCCCCGGTGCCACACCTGAGTTTCGTACAGGGTGACAAAGGCGTGGCGTTCCTGAAGAAGCGCTTCGAGTTGATGCGCCAGCATCACGCCTTCGCCGACATGGAATACACCGAAGACAAAGGCCAGATGGCCGAGTGGATGCCGTTGATGATGCCTGGCCGGCCGGACGATGAAGTCATCGCCGCCACCCGCGTCATGAACGGGACCGACGTCAACTTCGGCGCCCTGACCAATCAGTTGCTCAAGCACCTGACCAGCGCCCCGGACACCCAGGTCAAATACTGCAAGCGCGTCACCGGCCTCAAGCGCAACGGCAGCGGCTGGACCGTGAGCATCAAGGACGTCAATTCCGGCAGCACCCGCGAAGTCGACGCCAAGTTCGTGTTCCTCGGTGCCGGCGGCGCGGCCTTGCCGCTGCTGCAAGCCTCGGGCATCGAGGAAAGCAAGGGCTTCGGTGGCTTCCCGGTCAGCGGCCAGTGGCTGCGTTGCGACAACCCGGAAGTGGTCAAGCACCATCAGGCCAAGGTCTACAGCCAGGCCGCCGTGGGCTCGCCGCCAATGTCGGTGCCGCACCTGGACACCCGCGTGGTCGACGGCAAGAAATCCCTGCTGTTCGGACCATACGCCGGTTTCACCACCAAGTTCCTCAAGCACGGTTCGATCATGGACCTGCCGCTGTCGGTACGCGCCGGCAACATCGGCCCGATGCTGGCCGTGGCCCGGGACAACATGGACCTGACCAAGTACCTGATCAGCGAAGTGATGCAGTCCATGGAGCAGCGCCTGGAATCCCTGCGTCGCTTCTACCCCGAGGCGAAAGCCGAAGACTGGCGCCTGGAAGTGGCCGGCCAACGGGTGCAGATCATCAAGAAAGACCCGAAGAAAGGTGGCGTCCTGCAGTTCGGCACCGAACTGGTGGCGGCCAAGGACGGCAGCCTCGCCGCCCTGCTCGGCGCATCGCCGGGTGCTTCGGTGACCGTATCGATCATGCTGGAGCTGATCGAGCGCTGCTTCCCGGACAAGGCCAAGGGCGAGTGGGCTGGCAAGCTCGCAGAGATTTTCCCGGCCCGGGAAAAAGTGCTGGAAACCGACGCGGCGCTGTATCGCAAGATCAACGCGCAGAACAACATTGCGTTGGAGTTGGTTGAAGACAGCAAGGCTCAAAGTTACGCCTGA
- a CDS encoding hypoxanthine-guanine phosphoribosyltransferase translates to MSADLEHIRQIMREADCLYTEAEVEAAIARVGAQINEQLADANPVVFCVMNGGLIFSGKLLTCLNFPLEASYLHATRYRNETSGGDLFWKAKPEVSFIDRDVLIIDDILDEGHTLGAIIDFCKHAGARAVHTAVLIDKDHDRKARPDLKADFVGLPCIDRYIFGYGMDYKGYWRNANGIFAVKGM, encoded by the coding sequence ATGTCCGCTGATCTCGAGCATATCCGTCAAATCATGCGAGAGGCTGACTGCCTGTACACCGAAGCCGAAGTCGAAGCGGCCATCGCCCGTGTCGGTGCGCAAATCAACGAGCAACTGGCCGATGCCAATCCGGTGGTGTTCTGCGTCATGAACGGCGGGCTGATTTTCTCCGGCAAGCTGCTGACCTGTCTGAACTTCCCCCTGGAAGCGTCCTACCTGCACGCGACGCGTTATCGCAACGAAACCAGCGGTGGCGACCTGTTCTGGAAAGCCAAGCCGGAAGTCTCGTTCATCGACCGCGACGTGCTGATCATCGACGACATCCTCGACGAAGGTCACACCCTGGGCGCGATCATCGACTTCTGCAAACACGCCGGCGCCCGCGCCGTGCACACCGCCGTGCTGATCGACAAGGACCACGACCGCAAGGCGCGGCCGGACTTGAAAGCCGATTTCGTCGGCCTGCCGTGTATCGACCGCTACATCTTCGGCTACGGCATGGACTACAAAGGTTACTGGCGCAACGCCAATGGCATTTTCGCCGTCAAGGGGATGTAA
- the dauA gene encoding C4-dicarboxylic acid transporter DauA, translated as MAFSAPPLFAAWRQTWRAGYTLERLRGDLVAGLTVGIIAIPLAMALAIAVGVPPQHGLYTVLVAAPLIALTGGSRFNVSGPTAAFVVILLPITQQYGLGGLLLCTMLAGLILIALGLIRAGRLIQYIPYPVILGFTAGIGVVIATLQLKDLLGLTTAGQAKHYIEQLGELIVALPGARLGDGVIGAVCLAVLIVWPRWVPRVPGHLVALLVGTLLGLAMERGGWPIATLGERFSYVVDGIAHPGIPPFLPSFDWPWNLPDSQGHPLILSYDLIRQLLAPAFAIAMLGAIESLLCAVVADGMTGSKHDPNAELMGQGLGNLVAPLFGGITATAAIARSATNVRSGAFSPLAAIIHSLVVLVAIVLLAPLFSYLPMAALAALLVMVAWNMSEAGHVLHTLRIAPRSDVLVLLTCLGLTVLFDMVLAVAVGLLLAAGLFIKRMSELTDSAELPRHFHQALLDMPEHVRCYAIRGPLFFGAAEKALDVLRRFDPGVRVVVVEMSAVPMLDMTALAALENILKDYRKHGIGLILVATAPRVRLKLRRAGIHREQRQLAYVQTLEQARVKSEQWLAGSAAHPRLA; from the coding sequence ATGGCTTTCTCCGCACCACCGTTATTCGCCGCCTGGCGCCAGACCTGGCGTGCCGGCTACACCCTGGAACGCCTGCGCGGCGATCTGGTGGCCGGGCTGACCGTCGGCATTATCGCCATCCCCCTGGCCATGGCCCTGGCGATTGCCGTCGGCGTGCCGCCGCAGCACGGTCTGTACACGGTGTTGGTGGCGGCACCGCTGATCGCCCTCACCGGCGGCTCGCGCTTCAACGTGAGCGGGCCGACGGCGGCGTTCGTGGTGATCCTGCTGCCCATCACCCAACAATACGGCCTGGGCGGCCTGCTGCTGTGTACCATGCTCGCCGGCCTGATCTTGATCGCCCTGGGCCTGATACGCGCCGGCCGCCTGATCCAGTACATTCCCTATCCGGTCATCCTCGGCTTCACCGCGGGCATCGGCGTGGTCATCGCCACGTTGCAACTGAAGGATCTGCTGGGGCTGACCACTGCCGGCCAAGCCAAACACTACATCGAACAGCTGGGCGAATTGATCGTGGCGCTGCCCGGTGCCCGTCTGGGTGATGGGGTCATCGGGGCCGTGTGCCTGGCGGTGCTGATTGTCTGGCCGCGCTGGGTGCCACGGGTGCCCGGGCATCTGGTGGCGCTGCTGGTGGGCACGTTGCTGGGGCTGGCGATGGAGCGCGGCGGATGGCCGATCGCGACGCTGGGCGAACGTTTCAGCTACGTCGTCGATGGCATCGCTCACCCGGGCATCCCACCCTTCCTACCCAGCTTCGACTGGCCCTGGAACCTGCCGGACAGCCAGGGACATCCGTTGATCCTGTCCTATGACCTGATCCGCCAATTGCTGGCGCCCGCCTTTGCCATCGCCATGCTCGGTGCCATCGAATCACTGTTGTGCGCGGTGGTGGCGGACGGCATGACCGGCAGCAAGCACGATCCCAATGCCGAACTGATGGGCCAGGGCCTGGGCAACCTGGTGGCGCCGCTGTTCGGTGGCATCACCGCCACCGCCGCCATTGCCCGCAGCGCCACCAATGTGCGCAGTGGCGCCTTTTCACCGCTGGCCGCGATCATCCACAGCCTCGTGGTGCTGGTGGCGATTGTGCTGCTGGCGCCGCTGTTCAGTTACTTGCCCATGGCCGCACTGGCCGCGCTGCTGGTGATGGTCGCCTGGAACATGAGCGAAGCCGGGCATGTGCTGCACACCCTGCGCATCGCCCCGCGCAGCGACGTGCTGGTGCTGCTGACCTGCCTGGGCCTGACGGTGCTGTTCGACATGGTCCTGGCTGTCGCCGTCGGCCTGCTGCTGGCCGCCGGCCTGTTCATCAAGCGCATGAGCGAACTGACCGACAGCGCCGAGTTGCCGCGCCATTTTCACCAGGCCCTGCTGGACATGCCCGAGCACGTTCGCTGCTACGCCATTCGTGGACCGTTGTTCTTTGGCGCGGCGGAAAAAGCCCTGGATGTGCTGCGCCGGTTCGACCCGGGCGTTCGGGTGGTGGTCGTGGAAATGAGCGCCGTGCCCATGCTGGACATGACCGCGCTGGCTGCGCTGGAGAATATCCTGAAGGATTACCGCAAGCACGGCATCGGCCTGATCCTGGTGGCGACCGCGCCCAGGGTGCGCCTGAAACTGCGCCGCGCCGGCATTCATCGCGAACAGCGGCAATTGGCCTATGTGCAGACCCTGGAGCAGGCGCGGGTCAAGAGTGAGCAGTGGTTGGCCGGTAGCGCGGCTCATCCAAGACTTGCTTGA
- a CDS encoding NAD(P)/FAD-dependent oxidoreductase, with protein sequence MTVPIAIIGTGIAGLSAAQALTEAGHIVQLFDKSHGSGGRMSSKRSDAGALDMGAQYFTARDRRFVTEVQRWQANGWAAEWNPQLYNFQNGQLSPSPDEQTRWVGTPRMSAITRALLDKLQVQFSCRITEVYRGQEHWHLQDAEGFTHGPFGHVVIATPAPQATALLAAVPKLAAVAAGVKMDPTWAVALAFEAPLDTPMEGCFVQDSPLDWLARNRSKPGRDSKLDTWVLHATSDWSRQHIDLSKEAVIEHLHGAFAELLHSAMPAPSFSVAHRWLYARPAGSHEWGALADADLGLYVCGDWCLSGRVEGAWLSGQEAARRLHASLQ encoded by the coding sequence ATGACTGTACCTATCGCGATCATCGGCACCGGCATCGCCGGACTTTCAGCCGCCCAGGCCCTGACGGAGGCCGGGCATATCGTTCAACTCTTCGATAAAAGCCACGGCAGTGGCGGACGCATGTCGAGCAAGCGCAGCGACGCTGGCGCACTGGACATGGGCGCGCAGTACTTCACTGCCCGCGATCGCCGCTTCGTCACCGAGGTCCAGCGCTGGCAAGCCAACGGCTGGGCCGCGGAATGGAACCCGCAGCTCTACAACTTCCAGAATGGGCAACTGAGCCCATCGCCGGACGAACAGACTCGCTGGGTCGGCACCCCGCGCATGAGCGCCATCACCCGCGCCTTGCTCGACAAGCTGCAGGTGCAGTTTTCCTGCCGGATCACCGAGGTGTACCGCGGCCAGGAGCATTGGCATCTGCAGGACGCGGAAGGTTTCACCCACGGCCCCTTCGGCCACGTGGTGATCGCCACGCCCGCGCCCCAGGCCACCGCATTGCTGGCGGCCGTACCGAAGCTGGCCGCCGTGGCGGCCGGCGTGAAGATGGACCCGACCTGGGCTGTGGCCCTGGCCTTCGAAGCCCCGCTGGATACGCCCATGGAGGGCTGCTTCGTACAAGACAGTCCTCTGGACTGGCTGGCGCGCAACCGCAGCAAACCGGGACGCGACAGCAAGCTCGACACCTGGGTACTGCACGCCACCAGCGACTGGAGCCGGCAGCACATCGACCTGTCCAAGGAAGCGGTGATCGAACACCTGCACGGTGCGTTCGCCGAACTGCTGCACAGCGCGATGCCCGCACCGAGCTTCAGCGTGGCCCATCGCTGGCTCTATGCCCGCCCCGCCGGCAGCCATGAATGGGGCGCCCTGGCCGATGCCGACCTGGGGCTGTACGTGTGCGGTGACTGGTGCCTGTCCGGCCGGGTCGAAGGCGCATGGCTCAGCGGCCAGGAGGCTGCACGCCGCCTGCACGCAAGCCTGCAATAG
- the upp gene encoding uracil phosphoribosyltransferase yields MPILEIRHPLIRHKLGLMRRADISTKNFRELAQEVGALLTYEATKDLPLESYEIDGWAGTVQVEKIAGKKITVVPILRAGIGMLEGVLSLIPGAKVSAVGVARNEQTLQAHTYLEKLVPEIDERLAMIIDPMLATGSSMVATIDLLKKAGCREIRAMVLVAAPEGIKAVQDAHPDVTIYTASIDQKLNEHGYIIPGLGDAGDKIFGTKQKDA; encoded by the coding sequence ATGCCCATCCTCGAGATCCGCCATCCGCTGATCAGACACAAACTCGGCCTGATGCGCCGCGCCGATATCAGCACGAAGAACTTCCGTGAACTGGCCCAGGAAGTCGGTGCCCTGCTCACCTACGAAGCCACCAAGGACCTGCCGCTGGAGTCCTACGAAATCGACGGCTGGGCCGGTACGGTCCAGGTCGAGAAAATCGCCGGCAAGAAGATCACCGTGGTGCCGATCCTGCGCGCCGGCATCGGCATGCTCGAAGGCGTACTGAGCCTGATCCCGGGGGCGAAGGTCAGCGCCGTGGGCGTGGCTCGCAACGAGCAGACCCTGCAAGCCCACACCTACCTGGAAAAACTGGTGCCGGAAATCGACGAGCGCCTGGCGATGATCATCGACCCGATGCTTGCCACCGGCAGCTCCATGGTCGCCACCATCGACCTGTTGAAAAAGGCCGGTTGCCGGGAGATCCGCGCCATGGTGCTGGTCGCCGCTCCCGAAGGCATCAAGGCCGTGCAGGACGCCCACCCGGACGTGACCATCTACACCGCCTCCATCGACCAGAAACTCAACGAGCATGGCTACATCATCCCGGGCCTGGGCGATGCCGGCGACAAGATCTTCGGCACCAAGCAGAAGGACGCTTGA
- the hemH gene encoding ferrochelatase, with the protein MTDHALLLVNLGSPASTSVADVRRYLNQFLMDPYVIDLPWPVRRLLVSLILIRRPEQSAHAYASIWWEEGSPLVVLSRRLQQAMIAQWTQGPVELAMRYGEPSIESALVRLASQGHKKITLAPLYPQFADSTVTTVIEEAKRVVREKKLNVQFSILQPFYDQPEYLDALVTSAKPYLMQEHDHLLLSFHGLPERHLTKLDPTGFHCFKDADCCKNAPPEVMATCYRAQCIRTAELFAQRMGLADGKWSVSFQSRLGRAKWIEPYTEARLEELAQSGVKKVLVMCPAFVADCIETLEEIGDRGREQFRAAGGEELVLVPCLNDEPQWAQALSTLCERAPIAL; encoded by the coding sequence ATGACCGATCACGCGTTGCTTCTGGTGAATCTGGGTTCGCCTGCCTCCACCTCGGTGGCCGATGTGCGCCGCTACCTCAACCAATTCCTGATGGACCCGTATGTCATCGACCTGCCATGGCCGGTGCGGCGTTTGCTGGTGTCGCTGATCCTGATTCGGCGTCCCGAGCAGTCGGCCCACGCCTACGCCTCGATCTGGTGGGAAGAGGGGTCGCCGCTGGTGGTGCTCAGTCGCCGGCTGCAACAGGCCATGATCGCGCAGTGGACCCAGGGCCCGGTGGAGCTGGCGATGCGTTATGGCGAGCCGTCCATTGAGTCGGCGCTGGTACGGCTGGCGAGTCAGGGTCACAAGAAGATCACGTTGGCGCCGTTGTATCCGCAGTTCGCCGACAGCACCGTGACCACGGTGATCGAGGAGGCCAAGCGGGTCGTGCGGGAAAAGAAACTCAATGTGCAGTTTTCGATCCTCCAACCGTTCTACGATCAGCCCGAATACCTCGATGCCCTGGTGACCAGCGCCAAGCCGTACCTGATGCAGGAACACGATCATCTGTTGTTGAGTTTCCACGGCTTGCCGGAACGGCACCTGACCAAGCTCGACCCGACGGGGTTTCATTGCTTCAAGGATGCCGACTGCTGCAAGAACGCGCCGCCGGAGGTCATGGCGACCTGTTACCGCGCGCAATGCATCCGCACTGCCGAACTGTTTGCCCAACGCATGGGGCTGGCGGATGGCAAATGGTCGGTGTCGTTCCAGTCGCGCTTGGGGCGTGCCAAGTGGATCGAACCCTACACCGAGGCGCGCCTGGAGGAACTGGCCCAAAGCGGCGTGAAGAAAGTGCTGGTGATGTGCCCGGCGTTCGTGGCCGACTGCATTGAAACCCTGGAGGAAATCGGCGATCGCGGCCGTGAACAGTTCCGCGCGGCAGGGGGGGAGGAGTTGGTGCTGGTGCCTTGCCTCAATGATGAGCCGCAGTGGGCGCAGGCGTTGAGTACTCTCTGCGAACGGGCTCCGATCGCGTTGTAA
- a CDS encoding YajG family lipoprotein, translating into MLQRLLFGLIAVTSLTLVGCAHSPQQLNPEPKLNAQLAPVGRGQPVVVRVVDGRPSPTLGTRGGLYPETSVITVQGAQILPKLQAQAEAAVRLLGFTPTANALNAPQLTVTLAELKYQSPKEGMYVTEATIGATFRSDVQNANRRYSGRYGASLDQRFGMAPNQDTNTKLVSDVLSDALTRLFKDPTIGQVLAE; encoded by the coding sequence ATGTTGCAACGCCTGTTGTTCGGTTTGATCGCTGTGACCAGTCTGACCCTCGTCGGCTGCGCCCACAGCCCGCAACAACTTAACCCGGAGCCCAAGCTCAATGCCCAACTGGCGCCTGTGGGTCGTGGCCAGCCGGTGGTGGTGCGGGTCGTGGACGGTCGTCCGTCGCCGACGCTCGGCACCCGTGGCGGGCTGTACCCGGAAACCAGCGTGATCACGGTGCAGGGTGCGCAGATCCTGCCCAAGCTGCAGGCCCAGGCTGAAGCCGCGGTGCGTTTGCTGGGCTTCACGCCGACCGCCAATGCCTTGAATGCACCGCAACTGACCGTGACCCTGGCTGAGCTCAAGTATCAGTCGCCCAAGGAAGGCATGTACGTGACCGAAGCCACCATTGGCGCGACTTTCCGCTCCGACGTGCAGAACGCCAACCGCCGCTACAGTGGTCGTTACGGTGCGTCCCTGGATCAGCGCTTCGGCATGGCGCCCAACCAGGACACCAACACCAAGCTGGTCAGTGACGTATTGAGCGATGCCCTGACCCGGCTGTTCAAGGACCCGACCATTGGCCAGGTGCTGGCTGAGTAA
- a CDS encoding uracil-xanthine permease family protein gives MQDEFNDPLWRQVLSGAQMLFVAFGALVLMPLITGLDPNVALFTAGLGTILFQVVTGRQVPVFLASSFAFITPIILAKGQFGLAATMGGVMAAGFVYTFLGLAVKIKGTGFIDRLLPPVVIGPVIISIGLAMAPIAANMAMGKAGDGTELIHYQTAMMISMPALLTTLIVAVFGKGIFRLVPIISGVLVGFAMAFFFGVVDTAKIAAAPWFALPAFTAPEFNWQAILFIVPVALAPAIEHIGGVIAVGSVTGRDYLKKPGLHRTLLGDGIATTAAGLFGGPPNTTYAEVTGAVMLTKNYNPKIMTWAAIFAISLAFIGKFGALLQSIPVPVMGGILCLLFGSIAAVGMNTLIRHKIDLGEARNLVIVSVTLVFGIGGVLVGTGTGPDDFGLKGIALCAVVAIALNLLLPGNDGWKQKKADEPLL, from the coding sequence ATGCAGGATGAGTTCAACGATCCGCTCTGGCGCCAGGTCCTGTCCGGCGCGCAGATGCTGTTCGTCGCCTTCGGCGCGCTGGTATTGATGCCGCTGATCACCGGGCTGGACCCTAACGTGGCGCTGTTCACCGCCGGCCTGGGAACGATCCTGTTCCAAGTCGTCACCGGGCGCCAGGTACCGGTGTTCCTGGCCTCGAGCTTTGCCTTCATCACCCCGATCATCCTCGCCAAGGGCCAGTTCGGCCTGGCCGCGACCATGGGTGGGGTGATGGCGGCGGGTTTCGTCTACACCTTCCTGGGCCTGGCGGTGAAGATCAAGGGCACCGGGTTCATCGACCGGCTGCTGCCGCCAGTGGTCATCGGTCCGGTGATCATTTCCATCGGCCTGGCCATGGCGCCGATTGCCGCCAACATGGCAATGGGCAAGGCCGGTGACGGCACCGAGCTGATTCATTATCAGACCGCGATGATGATCTCGATGCCGGCGCTGCTCACCACCCTGATCGTGGCGGTGTTCGGCAAGGGCATTTTCCGCCTGGTGCCGATCATTTCCGGCGTGCTGGTGGGCTTTGCCATGGCGTTTTTCTTCGGGGTCGTGGACACCGCGAAAATCGCCGCCGCTCCCTGGTTCGCCCTGCCAGCCTTCACCGCGCCGGAGTTCAATTGGCAGGCGATCCTGTTCATCGTGCCGGTCGCCCTGGCACCGGCCATCGAGCACATCGGCGGCGTGATTGCCGTGGGCAGCGTGACCGGTCGCGACTACCTGAAGAAACCCGGCCTGCACCGCACCCTGCTCGGTGACGGCATTGCCACCACCGCCGCCGGCCTGTTCGGTGGCCCGCCCAACACCACCTACGCCGAAGTGACCGGCGCGGTGATGCTGACCAAGAACTACAACCCGAAGATCATGACCTGGGCGGCGATCTTTGCCATCAGCCTGGCGTTCATCGGCAAGTTCGGCGCGCTGCTGCAAAGCATCCCGGTGCCGGTGATGGGCGGAATCCTGTGCCTGTTGTTCGGTTCGATTGCGGCGGTGGGCATGAACACGCTGATCCGCCACAAGATCGACCTGGGCGAGGCGCGCAACCTGGTAATCGTTTCGGTGACGCTGGTGTTCGGCATCGGCGGCGTGCTGGTGGGCACCGGCACCGGCCCGGACGACTTCGGCCTCAAAGGCATCGCGTTGTGCGCGGTGGTGGCGATCGCGCTGAACCTGCTGCTGCCGGGCAATGACGGCTGGAAGCAGAAGAAGGCGGATGAGCCGCTGCTGTGA
- a CDS encoding TIGR01777 family oxidoreductase, producing MHILLTGGTGLIGRQLCRLWLQQGHRLTVWSRRPEEVAKICGTSVRGVAKLDEIHEPVDAVVNLAGAPIADRPWSHKRKMLLWSSRITLTEVLLAWLERCEQKPQVLISGSAVGWYGDGGERELTEESGPVSEDFASQLCIAWEETAQRAEALGLRVVLVRTGLVLSAEGGFLSRLLLPFKLALGGRIGNGRQWMPWVHIDDQIALIDFLLHRTDASGPYNACAPNPVRNRDFAKALGRVLHRPAVVPMPELALKVTLGELSLLLLGGQRATPARLQAAGFTFRFTDLPAALEDLSSRL from the coding sequence ATGCACATATTGCTGACCGGCGGTACTGGTTTGATCGGACGTCAGCTCTGCCGTCTCTGGTTGCAGCAGGGGCATCGCCTGACGGTATGGAGTCGCCGACCCGAAGAGGTGGCGAAAATCTGCGGGACATCGGTGCGGGGCGTGGCCAAGCTCGACGAAATCCACGAGCCGGTGGACGCGGTGGTCAACCTCGCCGGCGCCCCCATCGCCGACCGTCCCTGGAGCCATAAACGCAAGATGTTGTTGTGGAGCAGCCGTATCACGTTGACGGAAGTTCTGCTGGCGTGGCTGGAACGTTGCGAGCAGAAACCGCAGGTGCTGATTTCCGGTTCCGCGGTGGGCTGGTACGGCGACGGTGGCGAGCGTGAATTGACCGAGGAATCGGGACCGGTGAGCGAAGATTTCGCCAGCCAGTTGTGCATCGCCTGGGAAGAAACCGCGCAACGGGCCGAGGCCTTGGGCCTGCGCGTGGTGTTGGTGCGTACCGGTCTGGTCCTGTCCGCCGAGGGCGGCTTTTTGTCGCGGCTGCTGTTGCCATTCAAGCTGGCGCTGGGCGGGCGTATCGGCAATGGTCGGCAGTGGATGCCGTGGGTTCACATTGACGATCAAATCGCCCTGATTGATTTTCTTCTGCACCGCACCGATGCCAGCGGTCCTTATAATGCGTGCGCGCCGAACCCGGTGCGCAACCGCGATTTTGCCAAGGCCCTGGGGCGAGTATTGCATCGGCCGGCCGTGGTGCCGATGCCGGAGCTTGCGCTGAAGGTCACGCTGGGGGAATTGTCCTTGCTGTTGCTCGGCGGCCAGCGCGCCACGCCGGCCCGATTGCAGGCGGCGGGTTTCACATTCCGATTCACTGATTTGCCTGCGGCCCTGGAAGACTTGTCCAGCCGCCTTTGA
- a CDS encoding WbuC family cupin fold metalloprotein: MTRPSFLEQALFDELAEKAAASPRGRQHHNFHEMDEPCHRMAVGLQPCTYVPPHRHLSADKAETLLVLKGRLGVLIFDEAGAVVDKRILQAGGDCLGVDLPSGVYHGLVVLEADSLMFECKAGPYRPVGEGELAHWAPREGEPGVAEYQAWMRAQFD, from the coding sequence ATGACTCGGCCAAGTTTCCTGGAACAAGCGTTGTTCGATGAATTGGCCGAGAAAGCCGCGGCCAGTCCTCGCGGACGCCAGCACCATAACTTCCATGAGATGGATGAACCGTGCCACCGCATGGCGGTTGGCTTGCAGCCTTGCACCTACGTCCCGCCGCACCGCCACCTGAGCGCCGATAAGGCGGAAACCTTGCTGGTGCTCAAGGGGCGGCTGGGGGTGTTGATTTTCGACGAGGCCGGTGCGGTGGTGGACAAGCGCATCCTGCAGGCCGGTGGCGATTGCCTCGGCGTCGACCTGCCCTCTGGCGTGTATCACGGGTTGGTGGTGCTGGAAGCCGACAGCCTGATGTTCGAATGCAAGGCCGGTCCCTACCGGCCCGTGGGCGAGGGCGAACTGGCCCACTGGGCGCCCCGCGAAGGCGAGCCAGGCGTGGCCGAGTACCAGGCCTGGATGCGTGCTCAGTTCGACTGA